In Aquimarina spinulae, a single window of DNA contains:
- a CDS encoding VPS10 domain-containing protein: MKKPLIILAALICYIGHSQYNSSAPWMQDLNQSKSSSGVNTPVKFQKITTAFNTYWTDKNHKKKGSGYKPFKRWQEYWKNSLLPDGTVPTPEHLWRAWEEKNSMTSSTNAAASWIPMGPFNHEVTGSWSPGQGRVNVAIIDPNNPNTFYIGAPAGGIWKSTDKGANWTSLSDNLPQIGVSGIAIDPNNSNIVYISTGDDDANDSYSIGVLKSTDGGNTWAKTGLEFSNSQTTSNDIYIDPNNSNTLWVATSQGVYKTTNAGAAWTKTLNEDVKDIKLKPGDSNVIYAATKDSFYKSTNGGTSFTKIQSGLPSSSGRFVIEVTPANPSYVYVLSAKTRNANYAFQGLYRSTDSGNSFTKTQETTNILESGQAWYDLALTVSDTNANTIFVGCLNVWKSTDGGNNFSAINGWANPQQATYTHADIHFLRYYNGKLMCGSDGGVYLSENDGGSFTDLTKGLQIGQFYRISVAANSSSNNVVGGLQDNGGYARNGNTWNNYFGADGMDCAVSGTNPNTYYGFIQGGGSLYKTTNRGTTQTHVTRGPETGNWVTPLVSDKDGNIYAGYSSFYKLNNNSFQKLTTFNFGGKLDHIEVDPSNTNNIYVSRKNNLYKSTDKGVNWTKIHTSATDITSIEVHNDNTNIIYISTSGYSSSGASNGVFKSTDQGSNFSNISGNLPSEAKNVVRHQKGTETIYVGTYLGVYYKQGNNNWENYSENLPNVSVRDLEVNYTDKVLLAGTYGRGVWKVPLVGSSTADTQSPSTPSNLTASNVTQNTIDLSWVASTDNVGVSGYDIYQGNTVIGTVTTTTYQATGLTANTAYSFKIKAKDAAGNQSDFSNTITATTTDGGNPTNYCASNGQSTSDEYISNVKLGTINKTSAAGSGGYSDFTAESTNLSKGNANTITITPTWTGTKYSEGYSVWIDYNQDGDFADTGEQVWTNAASQTTPVSGNFTVPATAKDGNTRMRVSMKYNAIPTSCESFSYGEVEDYTVAIGGGSTGGDTQAPSAPTGLAASNVAQTTLTLSWNAATDNVGVTGYDVYQGSTNLGSVTATTRNITGLTANTAYQFTVKAKDAAGNVSGSSNTVNVTTTGGSSDPCTGVAAYDSSVNYQVGDRVTYQGYLYELTNSGWNNLGACGAFFATPPFNTQLNNINSNDITTTDLKNSEFVISPVPAKGFITIQMNNAKDLDYRIINHIGQMVRNGKVSESKVELSGLPDGMYFFSVISNDKTLTKKFIIKQ; this comes from the coding sequence ATGAAAAAACCACTTATCATTTTAGCCGCACTAATTTGCTATATTGGGCATTCCCAATATAATTCAAGTGCCCCCTGGATGCAGGATTTAAATCAAAGCAAGAGTTCTTCAGGGGTCAACACCCCCGTAAAATTTCAAAAGATTACTACTGCATTTAACACCTATTGGACAGACAAAAATCATAAGAAAAAAGGTAGTGGATATAAGCCTTTTAAGAGATGGCAGGAGTATTGGAAGAATTCTTTATTACCAGATGGTACCGTACCAACTCCTGAGCACTTATGGAGAGCTTGGGAAGAAAAGAACAGTATGACTTCTTCTACAAATGCTGCTGCAAGCTGGATTCCTATGGGGCCATTTAATCATGAAGTAACTGGCTCATGGTCTCCAGGACAAGGGCGTGTAAATGTTGCTATTATAGATCCTAATAATCCTAATACATTTTATATTGGAGCTCCGGCAGGAGGAATATGGAAATCTACAGACAAAGGTGCAAATTGGACCTCTTTATCAGATAATCTCCCTCAAATTGGGGTTTCTGGTATAGCTATAGATCCTAATAATTCGAATATTGTTTATATTTCTACTGGTGATGATGATGCCAATGATTCATATAGCATTGGAGTTCTTAAATCTACTGACGGAGGAAATACCTGGGCAAAAACAGGCCTGGAATTTTCAAATTCACAAACTACTAGTAATGATATTTATATCGATCCAAATAACTCGAATACATTATGGGTGGCAACTAGTCAGGGAGTTTACAAAACTACTAACGCAGGAGCTGCGTGGACTAAAACATTGAATGAAGACGTAAAGGATATTAAACTCAAACCAGGCGATTCTAATGTAATTTATGCAGCTACAAAAGATTCTTTTTATAAATCAACAAATGGAGGAACCAGCTTTACAAAAATACAAAGTGGACTACCATCAAGTTCGGGAAGATTTGTTATCGAAGTTACCCCTGCCAATCCTAGTTATGTCTATGTTTTAAGTGCCAAAACCAGAAATGCTAATTATGCTTTTCAAGGTTTATATCGCTCAACCGATAGTGGAAATAGCTTTACAAAAACTCAAGAAACTACTAATATCCTAGAATCAGGTCAAGCTTGGTATGATTTAGCACTAACCGTTTCGGATACAAATGCCAATACTATTTTTGTAGGATGTCTTAATGTATGGAAATCTACCGATGGGGGAAATAACTTCTCGGCAATCAATGGTTGGGCAAACCCACAACAAGCCACATACACTCATGCAGATATTCACTTTTTACGTTATTATAACGGAAAATTAATGTGTGGTAGTGATGGAGGAGTATACTTATCAGAAAATGATGGAGGGAGCTTTACAGATTTAACCAAAGGACTACAGATAGGTCAGTTTTACAGAATATCGGTAGCAGCAAATAGTAGCTCTAATAATGTTGTAGGAGGACTTCAGGATAATGGAGGATATGCACGTAACGGAAACACTTGGAACAATTATTTTGGTGCCGATGGGATGGATTGTGCAGTAAGTGGTACAAACCCCAATACATATTATGGATTTATACAAGGTGGAGGATCTCTTTATAAAACTACCAATAGGGGAACAACACAAACTCATGTAACCCGAGGACCTGAAACAGGAAATTGGGTTACCCCTTTGGTTTCTGATAAAGATGGAAATATTTATGCAGGATATTCTAGCTTTTATAAACTAAATAATAATTCTTTTCAAAAACTTACTACCTTCAATTTTGGTGGTAAACTGGATCATATCGAAGTAGACCCGTCTAATACAAATAATATTTATGTTTCCCGTAAAAATAATTTATATAAAAGTACGGATAAAGGAGTAAACTGGACAAAAATCCATACTTCTGCTACAGATATTACTTCTATAGAAGTACATAATGATAACACTAATATCATTTATATATCTACCAGTGGGTATTCTTCATCAGGAGCCTCTAACGGAGTTTTTAAATCTACTGATCAGGGATCAAATTTTTCTAACATATCAGGTAATTTGCCAAGTGAGGCCAAAAATGTTGTCCGACACCAAAAAGGAACCGAAACTATTTATGTAGGTACTTATTTAGGAGTGTATTATAAGCAAGGAAATAACAATTGGGAAAATTATTCTGAAAATTTACCTAATGTTTCTGTACGAGATTTGGAAGTTAATTATACAGATAAAGTATTATTAGCAGGTACTTACGGAAGAGGTGTTTGGAAAGTCCCTCTTGTAGGATCATCAACTGCAGACACACAATCCCCTTCTACTCCTTCAAATTTAACAGCATCCAATGTAACACAAAATACAATTGATCTTTCTTGGGTTGCTTCTACGGATAATGTTGGAGTTTCCGGGTATGATATATATCAAGGCAATACTGTTATTGGTACAGTAACCACTACTACATATCAAGCTACAGGGTTAACTGCAAATACAGCATATTCTTTTAAAATAAAAGCTAAAGATGCTGCTGGAAACCAATCCGATTTTAGTAATACCATAACAGCTACCACTACTGATGGTGGTAATCCAACAAACTATTGTGCATCTAATGGTCAAAGTACTTCTGATGAATATATAAGTAATGTAAAATTAGGAACTATCAATAAAACGTCTGCCGCAGGAAGTGGTGGATATAGTGATTTTACTGCTGAATCTACTAACCTATCTAAAGGTAATGCCAATACCATTACCATTACTCCTACATGGACCGGAACTAAATATAGTGAAGGATACTCTGTATGGATTGATTATAATCAAGATGGAGATTTTGCAGATACAGGAGAACAAGTATGGACCAATGCAGCTTCACAAACAACTCCGGTAAGTGGTAACTTTACTGTACCTGCAACAGCAAAAGATGGAAACACTAGAATGAGAGTATCTATGAAATACAATGCAATACCAACTTCTTGTGAATCTTTCTCTTATGGTGAAGTAGAAGATTACACCGTGGCTATAGGTGGTGGATCAACAGGTGGGGATACTCAAGCTCCTTCTGCTCCAACTGGTTTAGCAGCTTCTAATGTGGCACAAACAACTCTTACCCTATCCTGGAATGCTGCTACCGATAATGTAGGGGTGACAGGATATGATGTATATCAAGGTTCTACTAATCTTGGATCAGTAACTGCAACTACAAGAAATATTACTGGATTAACTGCTAATACAGCATACCAGTTTACGGTAAAAGCTAAAGATGCTGCCGGGAATGTTTCTGGTTCTAGCAATACAGTTAATGTGACTACAACAGGAGGAAGTTCTGACCCTTGTACAGGTGTGGCTGCATATGATAGTTCAGTAAATTATCAGGTGGGTGATCGTGTAACGTATCAAGGATATCTATATGAGCTTACTAACTCTGGATGGAATAATCTTGGAGCATGTGGTGCATTCTTTGCCACTCCACCTTTTAATACGCAATTAAATAATATCAACAGTAACGACATTACAACAACAGATTTGAAAAATTCTGAATTTGTGATCTCTCCTGTTCCTGCAAAAGGCTTTATTACGATTCAAATGAACAATGCTAAGGATTTAGACTATAGAATCATTAATCACATTGGTCAGATGGTAAGAAATGGTAAAGTGTCTGAAAGCAAGGTAGAATTAAGCGGTTTACCAGATGGGATGTATTTCTTTTCGGTAATATCAAATGATAAAACACTAACTAAGAAGTTTATTATCAAGCAATAA
- a CDS encoding YheT family hydrolase — MPLLESKYTPPFLFRNDYISTIYPNLLRKVKGVSQKRERVELDDGDFIDLDWSYSTIPNSKKLTVIIHGLEGNGQRQYILGLARHLNHNGWDSVAINLRNCSGEVNRLYRSYNAGSSEDLDRIIRHILMSHTYTNISICGFSLGGNIMLKYLGEGRSLASEIKTAAAISVPCDLHDSLSEINKPKNYIYQQRFINHLKAKLYDRQVQFSDILSISDIKACTSLMDIDELYTSRAHGYENAMDYYSKCSSKQFLKNIQIPTLILNAKNDSFLGDLCYPFDEAEENPNLFLETPEYGGHVGFYLPNKVYYNELRTLSFFDQLN, encoded by the coding sequence ATGCCGTTACTTGAATCTAAGTATACCCCTCCTTTTTTATTCAGAAATGATTATATCTCTACTATATATCCTAATTTACTACGCAAAGTAAAAGGAGTATCACAAAAAAGAGAACGTGTAGAGCTTGATGATGGAGATTTTATCGATCTTGACTGGAGTTACAGTACAATACCAAACTCAAAAAAACTCACAGTCATTATTCATGGATTAGAGGGTAATGGACAACGCCAATATATACTGGGGTTAGCAAGACACCTAAATCATAATGGCTGGGATTCTGTAGCAATAAATCTTAGAAATTGTAGTGGAGAAGTAAATCGTCTTTATAGATCCTATAATGCCGGATCCAGTGAAGATTTGGATCGTATTATTAGGCATATTCTTATGTCACATACTTATACAAATATATCGATATGCGGATTTAGTTTAGGAGGCAATATTATGCTAAAATACCTGGGAGAAGGTCGCTCTTTAGCTTCAGAAATAAAAACCGCAGCAGCTATTTCGGTTCCTTGTGATCTTCATGATTCGTTGTCAGAAATAAATAAACCAAAAAATTACATCTATCAACAACGGTTTATTAATCACCTCAAAGCCAAACTATATGATCGACAAGTACAATTTTCTGATATCCTAAGTATATCCGATATTAAAGCCTGTACATCTCTTATGGATATTGATGAACTATATACCAGTAGAGCTCATGGGTATGAAAATGCAATGGATTATTATTCTAAATGTAGTTCTAAACAATTTCTGAAAAATATACAAATACCTACATTAATTCTTAATGCCAAAAATGATTCTTTCCTGGGAGATCTTTGCTATCCTTTTGATGAAGCTGAAGAAAACCCTAATTTATTTCTTGAAACCCCAGAATATGGCGGTCATGTAGGTTTTTATCTTCCTAATAAAGTATATTATAATGAATTGCGAACGTTAAGTTTTTTTGATCAACTAAATTAA
- a CDS encoding bestrophin family protein, which translates to MYIKRNIGWGLILRYAWKNIIFFTIYTTVIFSLYHFLDWKFIDIPFQPLTVIGIAVAFYIGFKNSQSYDRFWEARKIWGGIVNYSRTWANQVLCLVDDDQKTKEILIYRHIAWINALRIQLRQPTSFSLKENIAVESLFKKHGEQKPACDASKIFVSDQEYQDLLKRKNPSTHLVKNQGLHIKQLLDQGKITEFDKQLLHNILEELYNLQGKCERIKNTPFPRQYAYFSTLFTWIFILLLPFGLLNVFENKLNEMTNGIEQWFVFLMIPLSILISWVFFTMEKIGSNSEDPFEGRINDVPMTALCKTIEIDLRDMLDEKNLPEKEQPKDNILY; encoded by the coding sequence ATGTATATTAAACGAAATATTGGTTGGGGGCTTATCCTTCGTTATGCTTGGAAAAACATCATTTTCTTCACTATATACACTACAGTTATTTTTTCACTGTATCATTTTTTAGATTGGAAATTTATTGATATTCCTTTTCAACCTCTCACTGTAATTGGTATAGCGGTAGCATTCTATATCGGTTTTAAAAACAGCCAAAGTTATGATCGGTTTTGGGAGGCTCGTAAGATTTGGGGTGGTATCGTAAACTATTCCCGAACCTGGGCCAATCAGGTATTATGCCTGGTAGATGATGATCAAAAAACTAAGGAAATTTTGATTTACAGACATATAGCCTGGATCAATGCTTTAAGAATTCAACTCAGACAACCAACTTCTTTTAGTTTAAAAGAGAACATAGCGGTCGAAAGCCTTTTTAAAAAACACGGAGAACAAAAGCCTGCATGTGACGCTTCAAAAATTTTTGTATCTGATCAGGAATATCAGGATTTACTAAAAAGGAAGAATCCCTCTACTCATTTAGTTAAAAATCAAGGACTTCATATTAAACAACTCCTGGATCAAGGTAAAATTACAGAGTTTGACAAGCAGCTTTTGCATAATATCCTAGAAGAACTATACAATCTTCAAGGTAAATGTGAACGTATAAAAAATACTCCCTTCCCGAGACAATATGCCTATTTTAGTACGTTGTTTACCTGGATATTTATTCTATTACTACCTTTTGGGTTACTTAATGTTTTTGAAAACAAACTAAATGAAATGACAAATGGTATAGAGCAATGGTTTGTCTTTTTAATGATACCGCTTTCTATTTTAATAAGTTGGGTTTTCTTTACTATGGAAAAAATTGGAAGTAATAGTGAAGATCCTTTTGAAGGAAGAATTAATGATGTGCCAATGACTGCATTATGTAAAACTATTGAAATCGACCTGCGTGATATGCTTGATGAAAAAAATCTTCCAGAAAAAGAACAACCAAAGGATAACATATTATACTAA
- a CDS encoding acyl-CoA thioesterase codes for MYLKDFEIRWNDIDANRHLANKAYIEFAAHTRMSFLTEKGFDQRLLGKFNIGPVVFYEHIYYFKEVFYGRPVKVSLEVSGLSEDGKFFEFRHKYYDYKGRNFAQCEMMGAWMDLNTRKLIALPEEIHQLMDTVERPKDFKVLTKEDTRKFAKTPVDLEQA; via the coding sequence ATGTATTTAAAAGATTTTGAAATTAGATGGAATGATATTGATGCAAATCGTCACTTGGCGAATAAAGCATATATAGAATTTGCAGCGCACACCCGAATGTCTTTTTTAACAGAGAAGGGTTTTGATCAACGTCTTTTAGGTAAGTTTAATATTGGCCCTGTCGTATTTTATGAGCATATTTATTACTTTAAAGAAGTATTTTATGGTAGACCAGTAAAAGTTTCTTTAGAAGTTTCAGGATTAAGTGAAGACGGAAAGTTTTTTGAATTTAGACATAAATATTATGATTATAAAGGGCGAAATTTTGCACAATGCGAAATGATGGGTGCCTGGATGGATTTAAATACTCGAAAGTTAATTGCACTTCCAGAAGAAATACATCAACTAATGGATACTGTAGAACGACCAAAAGATTTTAAAGTACTTACTAAAGAGGATACAAGAAAATTCGCTAAAACTCCGGTAGATTTAGAACAGGCTTAG
- a CDS encoding DMT family transporter: MDKRTAALLAAFGASLIYGINHTLAKGVMPTYIKPFGFILLRVVGAALLFWLASIWAPKQKIERNDWPRVVACTVFGMAINMLMFFKGLQLSTPINSSVMITISPILVFILSAFFIKEKITLLRTIGILLGFSGALGLILFGSEIRQDAPNIPLGNALFIINAASYAVYLILVKPLTAKYHSITLMKWFFLLGVIINFPLTISEFSEVTWSSLPYEVIWKMIFVVVATTFLTYLLNIFALRHLRASTIAAFIYLQPLLAISFAMLMGADTLNTVKIISALLVFLGVYLVTKPPKKVTS; encoded by the coding sequence ATGGATAAAAGAACTGCCGCATTATTGGCTGCATTTGGTGCCAGTTTGATATATGGTATAAATCATACTCTGGCCAAAGGTGTTATGCCTACCTATATCAAACCATTTGGCTTTATTTTATTACGTGTAGTTGGTGCTGCACTATTATTTTGGCTTGCATCTATATGGGCGCCAAAACAAAAAATAGAACGCAATGACTGGCCAAGGGTAGTTGCTTGTACCGTATTTGGAATGGCAATCAACATGCTTATGTTCTTTAAAGGATTGCAATTATCAACACCTATCAACAGTTCTGTAATGATCACCATTTCTCCTATTTTGGTGTTTATTTTATCTGCTTTTTTTATAAAAGAAAAAATTACTCTTTTAAGAACTATTGGTATTCTTCTAGGTTTTTCGGGAGCGCTGGGTCTTATTCTTTTTGGTTCCGAAATACGTCAGGATGCCCCAAACATCCCATTAGGAAATGCTTTATTCATTATCAATGCAGCTTCATATGCGGTTTATTTAATACTGGTAAAACCTTTAACAGCCAAGTATCATTCTATTACTTTAATGAAATGGTTTTTCTTATTAGGCGTTATTATTAATTTTCCGCTTACTATTTCAGAATTTAGTGAAGTAACATGGAGTTCATTACCTTATGAGGTAATCTGGAAAATGATTTTCGTTGTCGTAGCAACTACATTTCTCACCTATTTGTTAAATATATTTGCCCTAAGACATTTAAGAGCTTCTACAATTGCGGCATTCATTTATTTACAACCCCTATTAGCAATTAGTTTTGCCATGCTAATGGGTGCAGATACGCTAAATACAGTTAAAATAATATCTGCACTATTGGTTTTTTTGGGCGTCTATCTGGTTACCAAACCTCCTAAAAAAGTAACCTCCTAA
- a CDS encoding arsenate reductase family protein: MKKIYHLSTCDTCKRILNELNPSSDFILQDIKNEAITTEQIEEMYDLAGNYEALFSKRARLYKERDLKNQNLSEEDYKKLILEHYTFLKRPVIIIDDNIFVGNSKKVVEQASIAING; this comes from the coding sequence GTGAAAAAAATATATCATTTGTCTACTTGCGATACTTGTAAACGTATTTTAAATGAATTAAATCCATCTTCAGATTTCATTTTACAAGACATTAAAAACGAAGCCATTACCACAGAGCAAATTGAAGAAATGTATGACTTAGCTGGAAACTATGAGGCTTTATTTAGTAAAAGAGCACGATTATACAAAGAACGGGATCTTAAGAATCAGAATTTATCTGAAGAGGATTATAAAAAATTGATTTTAGAACATTATACTTTTTTAAAACGACCGGTAATCATTATTGATGATAACATCTTTGTCGGAAACAGCAAAAAAGTGGTAGAACAGGCCAGTATTGCCATTAATGGATAA
- a CDS encoding DinB family protein, producing the protein MQDPITITRVNRKMLEKMLDSYSLDQLNEIPEGFKNNLIWNIAHVVVTQQLLVYKLSGLPMMIDDEMVDLYRKGTKTERPATVEEVSEIKKLLFTTLDKTEKDLNDDIFKNYNDYETSTGFVLKSVEDAMNFNNYHEGIHLGYILALRKAIQSS; encoded by the coding sequence ATGCAAGATCCAATAACAATTACTCGTGTCAATCGAAAAATGTTAGAAAAAATGTTAGATAGTTATTCTTTAGACCAATTAAATGAAATACCCGAAGGATTTAAAAACAACTTGATCTGGAACATTGCACACGTAGTGGTAACCCAACAACTATTAGTGTATAAATTGAGTGGATTACCAATGATGATTGACGACGAAATGGTAGATTTGTATAGAAAAGGAACAAAGACAGAACGGCCAGCTACCGTAGAAGAAGTATCAGAAATAAAGAAGCTTTTATTTACAACATTAGATAAAACAGAAAAGGATCTAAATGATGATATCTTTAAAAATTACAATGATTACGAAACTAGTACCGGATTTGTATTAAAATCTGTTGAGGATGCTATGAATTTTAACAACTATCACGAAGGGATTCATTTAGGATATATCCTGGCACTTAGAAAAGCTATACAATCGTCTTAG
- a CDS encoding DUF3298 and DUF4163 domain-containing protein codes for MLIIFLGLYSCDNTESFTFEKQNFTVDTLLDCKNVDCVSLEINLLKIVDDNPIAVTINKEIENAACSILNIGEDASEPTLKEAISQFNSSYQNISEEFPEEIIPYEATIDCELSFRCQSLLSVLMDSYIFTGGAHGNSTVSYLNIDTKTGKQFSNSALFKNYDEFEDYAEKIFRTQYKIPEDESINSTGFFFENDTYSLPSTIGFTDKEVVLYYNQYEINSYAEGPIELKLNKEEVASFFAVEIL; via the coding sequence TTGCTCATAATTTTTTTGGGATTATATAGCTGTGACAATACAGAATCTTTCACTTTTGAAAAACAAAATTTTACTGTAGATACTCTTCTCGATTGCAAAAATGTCGATTGCGTTTCTTTAGAGATCAACTTACTAAAAATCGTTGATGACAATCCCATTGCCGTCACCATTAATAAAGAAATAGAAAATGCTGCTTGTTCTATTTTGAATATTGGTGAAGACGCATCAGAACCAACTCTGAAAGAAGCGATCTCTCAATTTAATAGTTCGTATCAAAATATTAGTGAAGAATTCCCTGAAGAAATTATCCCTTATGAAGCTACTATTGATTGTGAGCTTAGTTTTAGATGTCAAAGTTTACTCTCTGTCCTAATGGATTCTTATATATTTACGGGTGGTGCTCATGGAAATAGTACAGTTTCTTATCTGAACATTGACACAAAAACAGGAAAGCAATTTTCGAATAGCGCATTATTTAAGAATTATGATGAGTTTGAAGATTATGCAGAAAAAATCTTTAGAACACAATATAAAATCCCAGAAGATGAATCGATTAATAGCACAGGGTTCTTTTTTGAAAATGATACTTACAGCTTACCTTCGACTATAGGGTTTACAGATAAAGAGGTGGTACTCTATTACAATCAATATGAAATCAACTCTTATGCAGAGGGACCTATAGAATTAAAATTAAATAAGGAAGAAGTTGCTTCGTTTTTTGCCGTAGAAATTTTATAA
- a CDS encoding cystathionine gamma-synthase codes for MKFNTKTIHGGQKHDPAYGAVMPPIYQTSTYAQTTPGGHKGFEYSRTHNPTRKALEDSFASIENGKFGLAFGSGLAAIDAVIKLLKPGDEVISTNDLYGGTYRLFTKIFEDFGIKFHFIGMENADKVEDYVNENTKLIWVETPTNPMMNIIDIKAIAAISKKHNLLLAVDNTFATPYLQRPLDLGADIVMHSATKYLGGHSDVVMGALIVKDEKLAERLYFIQNASGAVCGPQDSFLVLRGIKTLHIRMQRHCENGEAIAKYLKNHPKIEKVYWPGFEDHPNHEVAKTQMDGFGGMISFVTKGSDYDSAIKIVENLKFFTLAESLGGVESLAGHPASMTHASIPKEEREKTGVVDSLIRLSVGIEDVNDLIADLEQAIG; via the coding sequence ATGAAATTTAACACTAAAACAATTCACGGAGGACAGAAACACGATCCAGCTTATGGTGCCGTTATGCCTCCGATATATCAGACATCTACATACGCTCAAACCACTCCGGGAGGACATAAAGGTTTTGAATATAGCAGAACGCATAATCCAACAAGAAAAGCATTAGAAGATTCTTTTGCCAGTATCGAAAATGGAAAATTTGGACTTGCTTTTGGATCGGGGCTTGCTGCCATAGATGCAGTAATCAAATTATTGAAACCTGGTGATGAGGTTATTTCTACTAATGATTTATACGGAGGAACCTATCGTTTGTTTACTAAAATCTTTGAAGATTTTGGAATCAAGTTTCACTTTATAGGGATGGAAAATGCAGATAAAGTAGAAGATTATGTAAATGAAAATACCAAATTAATATGGGTTGAAACACCTACTAACCCTATGATGAATATTATTGATATTAAAGCCATAGCTGCAATATCAAAAAAACATAATCTTTTATTGGCTGTAGATAACACTTTTGCTACTCCATACTTGCAAAGGCCTTTGGATCTTGGAGCCGATATTGTAATGCATAGTGCTACCAAATATTTAGGAGGGCATAGTGATGTGGTTATGGGAGCATTAATCGTAAAAGACGAAAAACTGGCAGAGCGACTTTACTTTATTCAGAACGCAAGCGGTGCTGTTTGTGGCCCACAAGATAGTTTTTTGGTGTTAAGAGGAATCAAGACCCTACATATACGTATGCAACGACACTGTGAAAATGGTGAAGCCATTGCAAAATATTTGAAGAACCACCCTAAAATAGAAAAAGTATACTGGCCAGGTTTTGAAGATCACCCTAATCACGAGGTTGCCAAAACACAGATGGATGGTTTTGGAGGTATGATTTCTTTTGTTACCAAAGGAAGTGATTATGATAGTGCAATTAAGATCGTAGAGAATCTAAAATTTTTCACTTTAGCCGAATCTCTTGGTGGTGTAGAAAGCCTAGCAGGACATCCTGCAAGTATGACACATGCTTCGATACCAAAAGAAGAACGAGAGAAAACAGGGGTGGTCGATTCTTTGATTAGATTAAGTGTCGGAATAGAAGATGTTAATGATCTCATTGCGGATCTCGAACAAGCTATTGGATAG